Genomic window (Corticium candelabrum chromosome 3, ooCorCand1.1, whole genome shotgun sequence):
TGGAGATCTACATAGAAACCAGCATGTACaaaaaaaattttaatatttaatgaAAACATTGAAGAGACAGCTCAAGTAGCAGGAATTAACAAGCGTTTGTCAAGTACTTTGTGCCATCTGTAGTCTAGTATGTATTTTACAAAATTACAAGACGTGTCTGTTGGGCTTTGATCTCTATACCTGCTTCTAATCTCCTCTAGAGTGGGAAATGTGTTGATTGGTTCACTCTCTTTCCAAATCTTTCCTAACCTTTTCCAGGTTCTAGCGTCAGCATCTTTGCTACTGGAAGATTCTGGAAGAGCTATAGGGGAGTGTGATCAGACTCGTGTGACCTTTTGAAAAACTGAATACGTGAGACACCTGAAATAGTGACCTTTGACCTTGCAAATGATACTGTTTAGACTGTTTAAGTTAAACACACCTACTCTCCAAAGAGAGCCACAAAGGTAACAGCTGAACACGTGCACAATTGGGGCCTTGGAGACTCAGATCATTTACATTACTATCTACTGTACTTCATCGATAAATGTTCTTTGCCACTATATATTGCACACGTCATATTATGTGCACAGTGTGTACAGTCTGCATCAAACTATATTGAAACATTTTTGGTTTAtttgtactatttttggaaagtctTCTTGTCTTGCTATTTATTAAGAAACCGTGCTAAATTATTTTCTAACAGCTGAAAAGCAGTCACAGaagctattccatagtctGCGCATCCACTTAGAGAACTTTTCCATCATCAAATGAGTCGTGATATTCTGTTACTATACTACCACTATGGTACCAAGAACAGAACATGAAATAACTGTCGGCCATCATCCAACACCCAACCAAACAACGCCATTGGCCGACGAAATGACAAGATTGCACGGCCATTTGACGTGACAAAATTTGACTTAAGATCTGCCAACTTTTACATGTTTCTTGCTCTACTGTTTACCGAACTGTCAAGAGACTGGACACTGGGCACAAGAAGGAGTTGCTATCAGTTCTTCCACCATGAGAAGAAAACTTCATGACGCAGGCTATCATTACTCTTTGCCTAGGGAAATTCTGCTGCTAACCGAAGCTCAGAACAAAAGACGTGTAGACTGTTGCCCTGACAATGCAGCTGATGACTGGAGCAAGAAATCTTGATATGTTGAGACCACTTTTTAGCTGTACTGCAATACCGTCCATGTCTCTACACATGAGGTGGGATAAGCTCATGCGAAATGACTGTTTTGAAAACGTTTAAGACCAACATGACAACCGTAATTTTCATCGACATTTTGGAAGAGCCTTCTTGAATCGGCAGATACTCTTTACCTACTGTCTATTtcccgtaagtgtgaactcgaagtgagtaatgaagtagaggtcacaccaggtgtgctcatgaGAGCActtaagagctgctccagttggaccatgttacaccaattatcttaatagttccagttgctgatccgttggtcttataagatattggataataaccattgctccacccatttgtcTTTGGTATGCAAAAGTAATATCCTTTCATTTGGTTGTAGGAACGgtttagataatttgataaacagaaatgcccgACCTAGCGGTTTTtaacgataccaagatcattGCAAAAGCCCAAAAACAGTGGAGATATTGAtaattttcaaagttcacacttatggggaacagacagtagacggCCTCAACTTGAACACTTAATCCAGGCGGAGTGGCAGTTGCTCATGCTTTGTGATTTGTTGCCATACATTGAATGCATGTCGTTGTTGAAACATGTCGTGTACGTTTCACCTTGATCGACTTCcgtgatttttaattaacttttgcATATGTATAGAGATGCGGCAGCAGCATGGCCGCCccactttttgaaaactcAACTTCAGCCAGCGAACGATTGCCGCATATTTCCAGTCTAAAGGTagagctgattaaataaaataatacatTTGGTTATCTGGATTGCGGCTCTACTAATTTGGTGACTGTTTTGAAGTCTCCTACAACTTCTCTTTCGTTACCTGGACTATATTCCTCGAACTCTGTGACAGCACACTGTTTGCATGCTCACTACTCATGGATGTATCACGGCGTTGTCTACTTTGTTGCCATCGAGCGTCGAATCGAAGCCAGACCACccctagcgtgcgctaagccACACcctctaacgcgcgctaggtgGCTCCACTTTCAAGTTGCTTCCGTTGTGCCTTTAGCACCCAAACAATAGGTAAATTCGAGTGTCTTTatctagatatgtagatttgaCTGTAGCAGTGACCTTGGGGTGCACTGATTTGCCCATTCCAACCATTCCTAGAAATACTTACGAATCCTTTAGTTTGGGTTGGGTTTATGAGAGGTGTGAGCATTGTGACCAAACCGAAAACCATACATGTGCTGTAGCTCGTCACACACAAGTGCTACTGCTTGTGTAACCTCTAGTGCTGTCGAGTCTCCACAGTCCAGAAATCGTTTGGCTAATCGGCGTAGTAAGACCAAGTCAGATGACGCTACCCATGGCCATGCCTCCAAGTGTAAATAGTCTCAATACTTTCAATGCGGACTGTAAATACACATGCAGGTTACAGTTCAGGGGCGTCAGAAAGCTCCTTTGGATTAGGGGACGTGAAAATTTTGAAACAGACTGCTGCCATTTGATTTTATCTgaatatggttggtttgtcaatTGCAACACCATCCActattatttctacttgcaagcaacaagACTTCTAAGGTATTTTCTTTGATCATCATCTAGTATTGGAGGGACAATGCTTCCCCAATCCCGATATTGTAGGGATTGTTAGGTGCGCTCATCGGTATCAAATTGCGGCAtaaatggctaccactccatggtttggggcttcaaaccccagtgacgacagtaaattatgaaacttgtctgtctttctttctcatgtttctctagctttatccatgagactatgacttgtttcagtcgttggggagtttttgtggtctggcgaactgtccgttgacaatgacgtttagtgctttcctggtggtcattgatatccactaggcgtgctgtccgtaatgcctgcaatctatatcaaattggctagtcattgatcgccgtgtggactacacagaaacatgtaccctgctgggctcacctgccgggttggtgggtgcccagatgggggtaaagaccccacttgcccattatggaggggcataacgacacataataatatattttgtgtcataccactacaggtacagtgctaTAGGCAGACaagatacatgtacagtagagcctcgctaatccgaatagCTCTGTACCAGACTCCGTTCTTACCTGTTCGGATCACTGAATTTGTTCGGATTATCAGAATACGAAGCCTTGGAGACCCAGACATAGCCTTGACAATCCAGACCGTTTGCGCATACATATGTCAACAATTACATGCCTACGCAGGGACAAGAATTCTTGCAACGCAACTAACTAAGTAGGTAAcccaacaacaagcaaaagcAACTCATTTCTCAAAGTAGTCCGTCACCCGCGTCTGTTCAAGAGTGCTTAGTCTCTTTTTAGCTGCAAGGTCACGTAGGCTCCGAAGAACACTCAAGCTGTATTGAGTTGCTTCTGTCTGTTCCCGAAACCATGTCAAACAATCAGAGAGCATTTGAAATGCACTGCCATGAGAGATGCCAGACTGGTTTGTGCTTGCATCATGATCAGAACTTTGcatttcatcttcatctgcagcAGTCTCTTCATCACGACCGTGAGCCAAGACTTCAGTGACAATTTCATCATCATCCAAATGAGTGTAACCAGGATCCAAATTGTCTACCATTAACCACTCctcaatttctgttgaagtCATTTCATAACCCAAAGCAGAGAAGAGAGGGGTCAAATTAGAAGAAGGCTCTTCAAATGACTCTCCTGATTCTGTGATGCCAGCAGGTTCCTGACTGCCTTCGTCAGGATAAATGGGTAGAATCTTTCTCCAAGACAATCGAATTGTTCTAGGTGTAATTTCATCCCAACTAGCGGAAACTTTAtcagaaatttccatcatGTTGATTCCACAAACAAAGTCAATGATTGACACACCTCTATCATTTTGAAGAATAAGATCTTGAAGCATCTTTTTCCTGTATCGGCGTTTAATGGATACTAGCACACCTTGATCCATGGGTTGAATTAACGAAGTGACATTCGGTGGAAGGAACTTTGCGATCACTTTGCCATCTGCTGATATCAGGTCTTCTTCATTCGGATGAGCAGAACAGTTGTCAAGCAGAAGGACAGCTTTATCATCCAAACCCTTTTCCCTTAACGTTTCCTGCACTACAGGAACAAACTTATGATGGAACCAGTCAGAAAATATTCCTGTGTTCACCCAAGCATTAGACTGGTTGTAGTAACTCACTGGCAAGTGATCACGATTGACGTTTTTGAAACAACGAGGATTCTTGGATTTACCTATCAAGACCAAGGGTAGTTTTATGCTACCAGACGCGTTTGAGCAGGCACTGATGGTAACACGGTCCTTTTGAGTCTTGCGCCCATCAGCAGACCTCTCAAAGTGACCAGCAAGCGTTTTCTGAGGCAGCAGCTTATGGTACAAACCTGACTCGTCACAGTTGAATATTTGTTCAGTGCTGTAATCACTATCCTTGACAAAAGCTTGGAAACGTAACACAAACTGATCAGCAGCTGGTTTATCGGCAGACAGCTTTTCTCCTTGTAAGGCCAGCTGTCTAATGCAATGACGCTTACAAAATCTCCAAAGCCAACCAGACGAGGCAACAAAGTTGCCGAAATCCTCTTCTTGAGAAGACTCCTTTAATTTCTCGTGAAGCTGCAAGGCCTTTGCTTGTAGTAGTGGGCCTGATACAGGAATGCCTTTCTCGCGCGTCTGCCGAAACCACATGAAAACAGCCCTCTCCAGCTCCTCGTAAGTAGAAAGCTTCATTGTTTTGGCAAGTCGACTCGTTCCCATTTCGGTTAGCTTCCTTTCGTATTGCCTCAGTTCAGACTCTTTCCTCTTGATATCGCTAATGGTGCTTCGACCGATTCCATATcgttcacacagcacagaatAGGAGGCACTTCCCAGTTCATCCAGTATTGCTACcttctgctctattgttaGAGTCTTGTGAGCccgttttgtcttctttgttatATCTTTGTCTGACGACATGAGAACGTGTACCCGGATATGATCAGATGTTTGTTATTTCCCGGATATGAAAGGACGTTTGCACAAGGCCTCGGAATTCTAAATGCTCTCTGGAAACTCGAGGTCAAGCAGTTAGGGacattcggattagcgagggtTCGGATTAACGaggttcggattagcgaggctcTACTGtactaacaagtaaaaatagatAGTCATAGATCAGCAATACAACACCTAAGGTCACAATATAACATGACTACCCAGGATTAACGAACAATAACCATTCAATTAAGGCTGCACTAAACAGTCACGTTGATATGTTATAATTTACTGATATTGTATTATTGCTTTGGGCGTGGCACCTCTCTTGCATTTCAGGCAAAGTGTTGATGTGTCTAGCTTGAATGTAGGTTTACACATTTAGCAGCAGTAGACACGTTTCCTAAATTATTGGTAATCATGTATGCTGGTTTAGACGATGACTACATGTGTGGCAGAAACGTGTAATAGACGTAGAATAGATAAGCAAGCACGCACAAGCATCTGCTCTATAGAATCTAATTATGAGCAGGAACAGTTGCCTAGCAACATATCAGACTATAACAATCTACCGCAGTAGACACACTTACTAGATCCGGCTCAGCTCTAGCCTCGAGAAATGGACTATGACACTCACAACACTTTCACATATCGATGCtactttgtcttgtaactTTGGGTTGAGTCGCACTACTGGCCTGCATGCTCGTATATCGACGTAAATAGCATGTAAATAGGTGTAAAATATGAAGACACGTTATTtttcgtaatttacgatcTTTGTAATT
Coding sequences:
- the LOC134177169 gene encoding jerky protein homolog-like, which produces MSSDKDITKKTKRAHKTLTIEQKVAILDELGSASYSVLCERYGIGRSTISDIKRKESELRQYERKLTEMGTSRLAKTMKLSTYEELERAVFMWFRQTREKGIPVSGPLLQAKALQLHEKLKESSQEEDFGNFVASSGWLWRFCKRHCIRQLALQGEKLSADKPAADQFVLRFQAFVKDSDYSTEQIFNCDESGLYHKLLPQKTLAGHFERSADGRKTQKDRVTISACSNASGSIKLPLVLIGKSKNPRCFKNVNRDHLPVSYYNQSNAWVNTGIFSDWFHHKFVPVVQETLREKGLDDKAVLLLDNCSAHPNEEDLISADGKVIAKFLPPNVTSLIQPMDQGVLVSIKRRYRKKMLQDLILQNDRGVSIIDFVCGINMMEISDKVSASWDEITPRTIRLSWRKILPIYPDEGSQEPAGITESGESFEEPSSNLTPLFSALGYEMTSTEIEEWLMVDNLDPGYTHLDDDEIVTEVLAHGRDEETAADEDEMQSSDHDASTNQSGISHGSAFQMLSDCLTWFREQTEATQYSLSVLRSLRDLAAKKRLSTLEQTRVTDYFEK